The following are encoded together in the Naumannella cuiyingiana genome:
- a CDS encoding glycosyltransferase, translating to MSLYLSPHDRAVTDARRIALAAGLPARVTTIAEAVGSDVTNIIRSCVADGRFGAALDVLTSYLANDHCVAVSHYTRDLIIDSAAELDQRIGTTFAGQLAERVRVSYPAIDAGPYLRQSSESIAATLARRGLSRNGYLLFLSRLGLAKGVDDLIAGFARTAARHDQLLVIAGEGPDKSYFREVAADSGLGHRIVFLDDVDDAEKPALMAGCSAFVLPSKPRPEFTETFGIVLAEKMLAGGGPVITTRTGGIGEAVGEHAMIIEPGDPDSIAARIDQALALGDPQRRAMAAAARAWAEQFDRSQVFDLLLAPLAAAA from the coding sequence ATGTCGCTCTACCTCAGTCCGCACGACCGCGCGGTCACCGACGCCCGGCGGATCGCGCTCGCCGCCGGACTACCCGCGCGGGTCACCACCATCGCCGAGGCGGTCGGCTCCGATGTCACCAACATCATCCGCTCCTGCGTCGCCGACGGCCGCTTCGGCGCCGCGCTCGACGTGCTGACCAGCTATCTCGCCAACGACCACTGCGTCGCGGTCTCCCACTACACCCGCGACCTGATCATCGACTCCGCGGCCGAGCTCGACCAGCGGATCGGCACCACCTTCGCGGGCCAGCTCGCCGAGCGGGTACGCGTGTCCTATCCGGCCATCGACGCCGGCCCCTACCTGCGGCAGAGCAGCGAATCGATCGCCGCCACGCTCGCCCGGCGCGGGCTGTCCCGCAACGGCTACCTCCTCTTCTTGTCCCGGCTCGGCCTGGCCAAAGGCGTCGACGACCTGATCGCGGGCTTCGCCCGCACCGCGGCCCGGCATGATCAACTGCTGGTGATCGCCGGTGAGGGGCCCGACAAGTCGTACTTCCGCGAGGTCGCCGCCGACTCCGGGCTCGGCCACCGGATCGTCTTCCTCGACGACGTCGACGACGCGGAGAAGCCCGCGCTGATGGCCGGCTGCTCGGCGTTCGTGCTGCCCAGCAAGCCGCGCCCGGAGTTCACCGAGACCTTCGGGATCGTGCTGGCGGAGAAGATGCTCGCGGGCGGCGGCCCGGTGATCACCACCCGCACCGGCGGGATCGGCGAGGCCGTCGGCGAGCACGCGATGATCATCGAGCCGGGCGACCCCGACTCGATCGCGGCGCGGATCGACCAGGCGCTCGCGCTCGGCGATCCGCAGCGGCGGGCGATGGCGGCGGCCGCGCGCGCCTGGGCCGAGCAGTTCGACCGCAGCCAGGTCTTCGATCTGCTCCTCGCGCCGCTCGCCGCGGCGGCCTGA
- a CDS encoding glycoside hydrolase domain-containing protein, which yields MVARARPAQPTDAPSAQPEPAPRPGNFDRVDPFIGTDITDLPRPDGLAATWWWPKPQVGNTHPGATHPLGMVSACAYSGGYPTGYGTFDLNTEGIPDLIAAEHRISGFTHFQQSGTGAIRKYYNYFRVTPMLQPLDTLGEARPIVDERAAPGWYAARLTDVDPDDPAAGIDCEVTVGPKSAVHRYTFGAHPDARIVIDFSHGGLTIPHGQTVPLRAQLAITGPGVAQGEIVVEGVPLAIHLECDTPSWRQALWYDKRLMQGGTRLDFDYIRPTTLRPFGLLLRGPAEPGQQVEVRLGFSLRGVEQARRNLYADCGQPDPLAGTIPASFATRRNRTADAWRDHLDLITIEAPDERTETIFATALYHSMIKPCFAPSESPSWPQDGPYAFDLATMWDICRTQLPLLTTLLPERAVELGNALLHVCENEGNLPIGYRMAKGADRFARQGSALAHPFLADLCQLRLPGLDWGWALCFMDTDFRRAWGEEFLERGITHPISHTLDLAHACHSTAIVAAHIGDHPAAARYARLATNWRNAFDPATGLLVDSTFYEGGRWNYSFRLLPDMAGRIELAGGDRGYVALLDRFFGYDAEPVTQPGRRPGRAELDRGYALNRFEGLNNEPDLDAPYGYHYAGRPDRTAEVVRAAWLHQFGTGPGGLPGNDDSGALSSFYVWATLGLFPVTGRSMFLINAPNVRRSMLRVAGGEFVIIADGLAPGAAYQYVRSVRLNGQPWQRSWLPAATVHAGGLLEIELGPEPSDWGRADRPPSLAEPTHDAEPEGW from the coding sequence ATGGTGGCTCGGGCACGGCCGGCGCAACCCACCGACGCGCCCTCGGCGCAGCCGGAGCCAGCACCGCGTCCGGGCAACTTCGACCGCGTGGACCCGTTCATCGGCACCGACATCACCGACCTGCCCCGCCCCGACGGCCTGGCGGCGACCTGGTGGTGGCCGAAGCCGCAGGTGGGCAACACGCACCCGGGCGCGACCCACCCGCTCGGCATGGTGTCGGCCTGCGCGTACTCCGGCGGCTACCCCACCGGTTACGGCACCTTCGACCTGAACACCGAGGGCATCCCCGACCTGATCGCCGCCGAGCACCGGATCAGCGGCTTCACCCACTTCCAACAATCCGGCACCGGCGCGATCCGCAAGTACTACAACTACTTCCGCGTCACCCCGATGCTGCAACCGCTCGACACCCTGGGTGAGGCCCGGCCCATCGTCGACGAGCGCGCCGCGCCCGGCTGGTACGCCGCCCGCCTCACCGACGTCGACCCCGACGACCCAGCCGCCGGCATCGACTGCGAGGTCACGGTCGGCCCGAAGTCGGCGGTGCACCGCTACACGTTCGGCGCCCACCCCGACGCGCGGATCGTGATCGACTTCTCCCACGGCGGCCTGACCATCCCGCACGGCCAGACCGTGCCGCTGCGCGCCCAGCTCGCGATCACCGGCCCGGGCGTCGCGCAGGGCGAGATCGTCGTCGAGGGCGTACCGCTCGCGATCCACCTCGAATGCGACACCCCAAGCTGGCGCCAGGCCCTCTGGTACGACAAGCGCCTGATGCAGGGCGGCACGCGCCTCGACTTCGACTACATCCGCCCCACCACGCTGCGTCCGTTCGGGCTGCTGCTGCGCGGACCGGCCGAACCCGGCCAGCAGGTGGAGGTACGCCTCGGCTTCTCGCTGCGCGGCGTCGAACAGGCCCGCCGCAATCTGTACGCCGACTGCGGCCAACCCGACCCGCTGGCCGGCACGATCCCCGCCAGCTTCGCCACCCGCCGCAACCGCACCGCCGACGCCTGGCGCGATCACCTCGACCTGATCACCATCGAGGCGCCGGACGAGCGTACCGAAACGATCTTCGCGACCGCGCTCTACCACTCCATGATCAAACCGTGCTTCGCGCCGTCGGAAAGCCCGTCGTGGCCGCAGGACGGCCCGTACGCCTTCGACCTCGCAACCATGTGGGACATCTGCCGCACACAGCTCCCCCTGCTCACCACCCTGCTGCCCGAGCGCGCCGTCGAGCTCGGCAACGCGCTGCTGCACGTCTGCGAGAACGAGGGCAACCTGCCCATCGGCTACCGGATGGCCAAGGGCGCCGACCGGTTCGCCCGCCAGGGCAGCGCGCTGGCCCACCCCTTCCTCGCCGACCTGTGCCAGCTCCGCCTGCCCGGCCTGGACTGGGGCTGGGCGCTGTGCTTCATGGACACCGACTTCCGCCGCGCCTGGGGCGAAGAGTTCCTCGAGCGCGGCATCACCCACCCGATCAGCCACACCCTCGACCTCGCGCACGCCTGCCACTCCACCGCCATCGTCGCCGCCCACATCGGCGACCACCCCGCCGCCGCCCGGTACGCCCGGCTCGCCACCAACTGGCGCAACGCCTTCGACCCGGCAACGGGCCTGCTGGTCGACTCCACCTTCTACGAGGGCGGCCGGTGGAACTACTCGTTCCGGCTGCTGCCCGACATGGCCGGCCGGATCGAGCTGGCCGGCGGCGACCGCGGCTACGTCGCGCTCCTCGACCGGTTCTTCGGCTACGACGCCGAGCCGGTCACCCAGCCCGGCCGCCGGCCCGGGCGTGCCGAGCTCGACCGCGGGTACGCCCTGAACCGCTTCGAGGGCCTGAACAACGAGCCCGACCTCGACGCCCCCTACGGCTACCACTACGCCGGCCGGCCCGACCGCACCGCCGAGGTGGTCCGCGCCGCCTGGCTGCACCAATTCGGCACCGGCCCGGGCGGTCTGCCGGGCAACGACGACTCGGGCGCGCTCAGCTCCTTCTACGTCTGGGCGACGCTCGGCCTGTTCCCCGTCACCGGCCGGTCGATGTTCCTGATCAACGCCCCGAACGTGCGCCGCTCGATGCTGCGGGTCGCCGGCGGCGAGTTCGTGATCATCGCCGACGGGCTGGCACCGGGCGCCGCGTACCAATACGTCCGATCGGTACGCCTGAATGGCCAACCCTGGCAGCGAAGCTGGCTGCCCGCCGCGACGGTGCACGCGGGCGGCCTGCTGGAGATCGAGCTTGGCCCGGAACCGTCGGACTGGGGGCGCGCCGACCGCCCGCCCTCCCTGGCGGAGCCCACCCATGACGCCGAACCGGAAGGCTGGTGA
- a CDS encoding DUF6112 family protein: MWGFGANSSNPHLAGRGKIGVLVSCGAAIICGASVTLINFFWNVGQQV, from the coding sequence ATGTGGGGCTTCGGTGCCAACAGCAGCAACCCGCATCTGGCGGGTCGGGGGAAGATCGGCGTCCTCGTCTCCTGCGGTGCCGCGATCATCTGCGGCGCATCCGTGACGCTCATCAACTTCTTCTGGAACGTCGGCCAGCAGGTCTAA
- a CDS encoding helix-turn-helix domain-containing protein: MKGLRINTAWLSSIVGLHAAELTNREVALDDLFSASTVHRLIDALWGDRIDRELLGSLWPDAAVDARVDHAVTALTSQIAPSIAELADRMDLSQRHLRRLVERDTGLTPKTIHQVARLHHAIHDATVTSRAGLAQIAASNGYSDQAHLGRDAQRFSGLTPTALIERASTPASAEMF, translated from the coding sequence TTGAAGGGGCTACGCATCAATACAGCATGGCTCTCCTCGATCGTCGGCCTTCACGCGGCCGAGCTCACCAATCGCGAGGTCGCCCTTGATGACCTGTTCTCGGCGTCCACCGTGCACCGCCTGATCGACGCCCTCTGGGGGGACCGGATCGACCGCGAACTGCTCGGATCGCTTTGGCCGGATGCGGCAGTCGACGCTCGGGTGGACCACGCCGTGACGGCCCTCACATCTCAGATCGCGCCCTCTATCGCGGAGCTGGCGGACCGTATGGATCTCTCGCAGCGTCATCTGCGCCGGCTCGTCGAGCGCGACACCGGTCTGACGCCCAAGACCATCCACCAAGTCGCAAGACTCCACCATGCCATCCACGATGCGACGGTTACGAGTCGCGCCGGCCTTGCGCAGATCGCCGCCTCGAACGGATACAGCGACCAAGCGCATCTCGGCCGCGACGCGCAGCGGTTCAGCGGTCTCACCCCGACCGCTCTCATTGAGCGCGCGTCCACTCCTGCTTCGGCCGAAATGTTCTAG
- a CDS encoding helicase HerA domain-containing protein: MIEDSVIDQDAVFRVGRVVSVDGRRVRVAVDKLKNGSHLQYRGGLVRNVAVSSYIKIVKGFVELIAKVDGEVVEEDRSATSAYRRGVDPLSRQLDVSLVGYIEDGRFERGVREMPLLDNECFILTEDEFGLIHTFVSGGDEPLEIGTLAMEPTQPIAVGINAIFASHVGIFGNTGSGKSYTLAKLYHELFKRYGAIQTFRQRSQFILIDFNGEYVNRDDGVDEYATEVIAGDDVKQVYDLSTHDDSGDRLPLPKAAVHDPVFWTVLLDATEKTQAPFISRVLKNDYWDALLPDSAALLDVIGDLVARATKSNDATLDRQLPINFLEEVEECLGDDVDHRGLTALIQEMRDRLQYFSRDNNFYWGPRGSVEEKWATADDWSDFIKGKVTAVQQDFSSVGDVDLVRFKLVLQYYRDVISGFTNREHLGPMMKRMVERVPSIKRLVRVSDDAFTAVPLTVVSLRNVNLAMRKVIPMIVCKHLYDDKKRTDPQGQRYLNLIIDEAHNILSAASSRESEAWRDYRLETFEEIVKEGRKFGVFLTIASQRPHDISETIVSQLHNYFLHRLVNNLDVHAIEKAVAYLDRVSFESLPILPTGTCVLAGVSAQVPVVVRVGQLPPEAVPNSRTMSVTSEWLSPLIVDSDDDELMDVTDLSDADSPSDAPF, translated from the coding sequence GTGATTGAGGACAGCGTTATTGACCAAGACGCGGTGTTCCGTGTCGGCCGAGTGGTCTCAGTTGACGGTCGGCGCGTGCGAGTAGCAGTCGACAAGCTAAAGAACGGTTCGCACCTTCAATACCGCGGTGGACTCGTGCGTAACGTCGCTGTTTCCAGCTACATCAAGATAGTCAAGGGCTTCGTCGAGCTGATCGCCAAAGTCGACGGCGAGGTCGTCGAAGAAGATCGCAGCGCAACATCGGCATATCGCCGAGGAGTAGACCCGCTGTCGCGCCAGCTCGACGTCAGCCTCGTCGGTTACATCGAGGACGGACGCTTCGAGCGGGGCGTCCGCGAGATGCCACTCCTGGACAACGAATGCTTCATACTCACGGAAGACGAGTTCGGACTCATCCACACGTTCGTCTCAGGCGGGGATGAACCGCTAGAGATCGGCACACTAGCGATGGAGCCAACTCAGCCTATCGCCGTCGGCATCAACGCGATCTTCGCAAGCCACGTTGGCATCTTCGGCAATACAGGTAGCGGCAAATCGTACACACTCGCGAAGCTCTACCACGAGTTGTTCAAGAGGTACGGTGCCATCCAAACGTTCCGACAGCGATCACAGTTCATATTGATCGATTTCAATGGCGAGTATGTCAATCGTGACGATGGAGTTGACGAGTACGCGACGGAGGTCATCGCCGGCGACGACGTGAAACAGGTGTACGACCTGTCGACCCACGACGACAGTGGAGATCGCCTTCCACTCCCGAAGGCAGCGGTCCACGATCCTGTCTTCTGGACCGTGCTACTCGACGCGACAGAGAAAACGCAGGCTCCCTTCATCTCGCGCGTACTCAAGAACGATTACTGGGATGCCTTGCTTCCTGACTCTGCCGCGCTCCTTGACGTTATCGGTGACCTTGTGGCGCGTGCGACGAAAAGCAACGATGCAACCCTCGACAGGCAGCTGCCGATCAACTTCCTAGAGGAGGTCGAGGAGTGTCTGGGTGATGATGTCGACCACCGAGGTCTCACTGCGCTGATTCAAGAGATGCGTGACAGGCTCCAGTACTTCAGCCGTGACAACAACTTCTACTGGGGCCCAAGAGGCAGCGTCGAGGAGAAGTGGGCGACTGCTGACGACTGGAGCGATTTCATCAAGGGCAAAGTCACCGCAGTGCAGCAGGACTTCTCCTCGGTGGGTGACGTTGACCTAGTTCGATTCAAGCTGGTCCTCCAGTATTACCGGGACGTGATCAGTGGCTTCACGAACCGCGAGCACCTCGGCCCGATGATGAAGCGCATGGTCGAGCGAGTACCCAGCATCAAGCGCCTCGTTCGAGTGTCCGACGATGCATTCACTGCGGTGCCTCTGACGGTTGTATCACTCAGAAACGTGAACCTTGCCATGCGCAAGGTCATCCCCATGATCGTCTGTAAACACCTCTACGACGACAAGAAACGGACGGACCCACAAGGACAGCGGTATTTGAATCTCATCATCGACGAAGCGCATAACATCCTGTCAGCGGCATCTTCACGAGAGAGTGAGGCTTGGCGTGATTACCGCCTCGAAACGTTTGAGGAGATCGTCAAGGAAGGGCGAAAATTTGGAGTCTTCCTAACGATCGCGAGCCAGCGACCGCATGACATCTCCGAGACGATCGTCTCGCAACTGCACAACTACTTCCTTCACAGGCTCGTGAACAACCTGGATGTCCATGCCATCGAGAAGGCGGTCGCCTACCTTGATCGAGTGTCGTTCGAATCGCTGCCGATTCTGCCGACAGGAACGTGTGTTCTTGCTGGCGTCTCAGCTCAGGTTCCGGTTGTTGTCCGGGTCGGCCAGCTTCCTCCAGAAGCCGTCCCTAACAGTCGCACAATGTCGGTTACGAGCGAGTGGCTCTCGCCACTCATTGTTGACTCTGACGACGACGAGCTAATGGACGTTACGGATCTGAGCGATGCGGATTCGCCATCAGACGCCCCATTCTGA
- the moaC gene encoding cyclic pyranopterin monophosphate synthase MoaC, whose protein sequence is MAERPVERAGDATLTHLNDAGEARMVDVSDKPATAREATARGFVRLSAECVALLRSGGVPKGDALAVARIAGIMAAKKTPELIPLCHPLPLTGTDVTAEVTDDGAEIVARVRTLGPTGVEMEALTAVSVACCALIDMIKAVDRLARIERVEVAAKSGGRSGDWKRED, encoded by the coding sequence ATGGCTGAGCGGCCGGTCGAGCGCGCGGGGGACGCGACGCTGACCCACCTGAACGACGCCGGCGAGGCGCGGATGGTCGACGTCTCCGACAAGCCGGCCACCGCGCGGGAGGCGACCGCGCGCGGTTTCGTCCGGCTGAGCGCCGAGTGCGTGGCGCTGCTGCGTTCGGGCGGCGTACCGAAGGGCGATGCCCTGGCGGTCGCCCGGATCGCCGGCATCATGGCCGCCAAGAAGACGCCCGAGCTGATCCCGCTGTGCCACCCGCTGCCGCTCACCGGCACGGACGTCACCGCCGAGGTGACCGACGACGGCGCCGAGATCGTCGCCCGGGTGCGCACCCTCGGGCCGACCGGAGTCGAGATGGAGGCCCTGACGGCGGTGTCCGTGGCCTGTTGTGCGCTGATAGACATGATCAAGGCCGTGGACCGACTCGCTAGGATCGAGCGCGTCGAGGTGGCGGCCAAGTCGGGCGGTCGCAGCGGCGACTGGAAGCGGGAGGACTGA
- a CDS encoding GNAT family N-acetyltransferase gives MSADAEPFPRRHHWPVTLRHGDVVLSPIRRADRRDWDEVRARNHAWLTPWEATAPPGSGGRAGSFGELVRALQAAARQGAALPWIIRYAHDGRDPVLAGQLTVNNITWGSALMASIGYWVDERWAGRGIVPAAVALACDYCFEVLGLHRIEIAIRPENGKSLRVVEKLAFRPEGLRPGFLHINDQWRDHLIFALNSDEVPDGLRSRLRDTPRRLS, from the coding sequence ATGAGCGCTGACGCCGAGCCCTTTCCGCGTCGGCACCACTGGCCCGTCACCCTGCGCCACGGCGACGTCGTGTTGTCCCCCATCCGCCGCGCGGACCGGCGGGACTGGGACGAGGTACGCGCCCGCAATCACGCCTGGTTGACACCGTGGGAGGCCACCGCGCCGCCGGGTTCCGGCGGCCGCGCCGGCAGCTTCGGCGAGCTGGTTCGCGCGCTGCAGGCGGCCGCCCGTCAGGGCGCCGCGCTGCCCTGGATCATCCGGTACGCCCACGACGGCCGCGACCCGGTGCTGGCGGGCCAGCTCACGGTGAACAACATCACCTGGGGCTCGGCGCTGATGGCATCGATCGGCTACTGGGTGGACGAACGCTGGGCCGGGCGCGGCATCGTGCCGGCCGCCGTCGCGCTCGCGTGCGACTACTGCTTCGAGGTGCTCGGGCTGCACAGGATCGAGATCGCGATCCGCCCTGAGAACGGAAAATCCCTGCGCGTGGTGGAAAAGCTCGCCTTCCGCCCCGAGGGTCTGCGCCCCGGTTTCCTGCACATCAACGACCAGTGGCGCGATCACCTGATCTTCGCGCTGAACTCCGACGAGGTGCCGGACGGCCTGCGGTCCCGCCTGCGCGACACTCCGCGCCGCCTGAGCTGA
- a CDS encoding MogA/MoaB family molybdenum cofactor biosynthesis protein, which translates to MVTDLGRAMVITVSTRAAAGEYTDETGPVIAQRLKVWGFNVYPGVIVPDGEGVGAALQAAIASELSLIVTTGGTGLSPTDRTPEATAPLLDIQLPWLPELFVRRGLDKGVATAVLTRGVAGVAGRTMIINLPGSRGAVDDGLETLGMVVPHAVRQLRGAGDHER; encoded by the coding sequence ATGGTCACGGACCTGGGCAGGGCGATGGTGATCACCGTCTCGACCCGAGCGGCGGCCGGGGAGTACACCGACGAGACCGGTCCGGTGATTGCCCAGAGGCTGAAGGTGTGGGGTTTCAACGTCTATCCCGGGGTGATCGTGCCCGACGGCGAGGGGGTCGGTGCGGCGCTGCAGGCGGCGATCGCCTCGGAGCTGTCGCTGATCGTGACCACCGGCGGGACCGGCCTGTCCCCGACCGACCGCACCCCCGAGGCGACGGCGCCGCTGCTGGACATCCAGTTGCCGTGGCTGCCGGAGCTGTTCGTCCGCCGCGGGCTCGACAAGGGAGTCGCCACCGCCGTGCTGACCCGCGGCGTGGCGGGCGTGGCCGGGCGTACCATGATCATCAATCTGCCGGGTTCACGCGGAGCGGTGGACGACGGGCTCGAGACGCTCGGCATGGTCGTCCCGCACGCGGTGCGCCAGTTGCGCGGCGCCGGCGACCATGAGCGCTGA
- a CDS encoding NAD(P)/FAD-dependent oxidoreductase: MSASNENTPRLVIVGGGLAGAKAAEAARADGDTGHVTLIGQEEELPYERPPLSKGYLQDNESRDDFTVHDRQWYVDNNITLHLNTRATAIDTGRHTVHTSGGDRISYDKLILATGSTPRRLDVPGADLDGVHYLRTVDDSTSLRAAIEGAEQVAIIGGGWIGLEVAAAARQAGKPVTVIVRDDLPLANVLGAQVASVFAELHREHGVDLRVDSEAAEILGRNGTASGVRLTDGHEVDADLVVIGIGAVPNLDLAEDAGITIDNGVLVDDSLRSSDADIHAVGDIANAPYPALDVRLRVEHWATALNQPPVAVAAALGQDARWTELPYFFSDQYDLGMEYLGYATGAELDQVVIRGDIEKREFIAYWLDAENKVRAGMNVNVWDVVDDAKALINSERPVDPAKLADPDVPFDQTYAR; this comes from the coding sequence ATGTCAGCCAGCAACGAGAACACCCCCCGCCTGGTGATCGTCGGCGGCGGCCTCGCCGGCGCGAAGGCAGCCGAGGCGGCGCGCGCCGACGGCGACACCGGCCACGTCACCCTGATCGGCCAGGAGGAGGAGCTGCCCTACGAGCGGCCCCCGCTGTCCAAGGGCTACCTGCAGGACAACGAGTCCCGCGACGACTTCACCGTGCACGACCGGCAGTGGTACGTCGACAACAACATCACCCTGCACCTGAACACCCGAGCCACCGCCATCGACACGGGCCGGCACACGGTGCACACCTCCGGCGGCGACCGCATCTCCTACGACAAGCTGATCCTCGCCACCGGATCGACGCCGCGCCGCCTCGATGTGCCGGGCGCCGACCTCGACGGGGTGCACTACCTGCGTACCGTCGACGACTCCACCAGCCTGCGGGCCGCGATCGAGGGGGCCGAGCAGGTCGCGATCATCGGCGGCGGCTGGATCGGGCTGGAGGTCGCGGCCGCTGCCCGCCAGGCCGGCAAGCCGGTCACCGTGATCGTCCGCGACGACCTGCCGCTGGCGAACGTGCTCGGCGCCCAGGTCGCCTCCGTCTTCGCCGAGCTGCACCGCGAGCACGGCGTCGACCTGCGCGTGGACAGCGAGGCCGCCGAGATCCTGGGCCGCAACGGCACGGCCAGCGGGGTACGCCTGACCGACGGCCACGAGGTCGACGCGGACCTGGTGGTGATCGGGATCGGCGCCGTGCCGAATCTCGACCTGGCCGAGGACGCCGGCATCACGATCGACAACGGCGTGCTGGTCGATGACTCGCTGCGCAGCAGCGATGCCGACATCCATGCGGTCGGCGACATCGCCAACGCGCCCTACCCCGCGCTCGACGTGCGGCTGCGCGTCGAACACTGGGCGACCGCGCTGAACCAGCCGCCCGTGGCCGTGGCAGCGGCCCTCGGGCAAGACGCCCGGTGGACCGAGCTGCCGTACTTCTTCAGCGACCAGTACGACCTCGGCATGGAATACCTCGGATACGCCACCGGCGCCGAGCTGGACCAGGTGGTGATCCGCGGCGACATCGAGAAGCGCGAGTTCATCGCCTACTGGCTGGACGCGGAGAACAAGGTACGCGCGGGGATGAACGTCAATGTCTGGGATGTCGTCGACGACGCCAAGGCGTTGATCAACTCCGAGCGTCCCGTCGATCCGGCCAAGCTGGCCGATCCGGACGTGCCGTTCGACCAGACCTACGCCCGCTAG
- a CDS encoding helix-hairpin-helix domain-containing protein produces the protein MLSVSFTPPNKSDLRTLVNVGPAVTKCFRHRNHQRRATPRTRPTRTLRADLCYRRCAEDTCLLETLMSAVDQADGAPGQPWWHYTAQRKKALAEAGRMPTFVEAQG, from the coding sequence ATGTTGAGTGTGAGTTTCACACCACCCAACAAGAGCGACCTGCGGACACTAGTGAACGTCGGGCCCGCCGTGACGAAGTGCTTCAGACATCGGAATCATCAGCGTCGAGCAACTCCGCGGACGCGACCCACTCGAACTCTTCGAGCAGATTTGTGCTATCGCCGGTGCGCTGAGGACACATGTCTCCTCGAGACTCTCATGTCGGCCGTCGACCAAGCCGATGGTGCGCCGGGTCAACCCTGGTGGCACTACACGGCCCAGCGGAAGAAGGCTCTTGCAGAGGCCGGCCGAATGCCCACGTTTGTGGAGGCTCAAGGGTGA
- a CDS encoding FAD-binding protein: MSDWNGSVFTPGDDGYAAELNTNNQSVEHRPALVVAAADTADVVRAVQYARAHGLSVAVQTTGHGMSLPSDGVLISTQRLNRVEIDAGTRIARVQGGARWLDVIPAAAAYGLAPLNGSSPQVGVVGFMLGGGVGMLGRQHGYAADHIRSLRIVTADGEERRVDPDSDPELFWAVRGGKGNLGVVTQIEFDLFEVSDLYGGGLYFPAETVAQLLELYVAWTLDLPRTMSTSILLSRYPDIEQVRAELRGKYVAHLRVAYFGPAEEAERLLRPVRELDAPLLDTVGAMPYTDIGTIHHEPVGPYSVYESGFYTGYLAASDTRTILKRVGPDVNAPLIFELRHHGGGYRTLPAISNPVGGRDAEFTIYIGSVIDPPAMTTDKAIHTAIRDDFAHVDRGTVLNFLGAHTDFETIHRAFLPEDAGRLIAVQQKRDPQNVFCINHRLAAQEGASH, from the coding sequence GTGAGCGACTGGAACGGGTCAGTGTTCACGCCAGGCGACGACGGATACGCCGCCGAGCTGAACACCAACAACCAGAGCGTTGAGCATCGGCCCGCGCTCGTCGTGGCGGCGGCCGACACCGCCGATGTGGTGAGGGCCGTGCAGTATGCCAGGGCGCACGGTCTGTCGGTCGCGGTGCAGACGACCGGACATGGCATGTCGCTGCCCAGCGACGGGGTGCTGATCTCGACCCAGCGGCTGAATCGGGTCGAGATCGACGCGGGCACGCGAATCGCTCGGGTCCAGGGCGGTGCGCGCTGGCTCGACGTCATCCCAGCGGCGGCAGCGTATGGCCTCGCGCCCTTGAACGGATCGAGCCCGCAGGTTGGCGTAGTCGGTTTCATGCTGGGCGGTGGAGTCGGGATGCTCGGGCGTCAGCATGGTTATGCCGCTGATCACATTCGCAGCCTCAGGATCGTCACCGCCGACGGGGAGGAGCGCCGCGTGGACCCGGACTCCGATCCCGAGCTGTTCTGGGCCGTGCGGGGAGGCAAGGGCAATCTCGGCGTCGTAACCCAGATCGAATTCGACCTGTTCGAGGTCAGTGATCTCTATGGTGGCGGGCTCTACTTCCCTGCGGAGACGGTTGCTCAGCTACTCGAACTTTATGTCGCCTGGACACTCGACCTGCCGCGCACGATGTCGACTTCGATTCTGCTGTCTCGGTACCCCGACATCGAACAGGTCCGCGCGGAGCTCCGGGGCAAGTACGTCGCCCATTTGCGCGTTGCCTACTTCGGCCCAGCCGAGGAGGCCGAACGTCTGCTCCGACCCGTCCGCGAACTGGACGCGCCTCTGCTCGACACCGTGGGCGCGATGCCCTACACCGACATCGGCACGATCCACCACGAACCCGTCGGACCGTATTCGGTGTACGAGAGCGGCTTCTACACCGGGTACCTCGCCGCGTCCGACACCCGCACGATCCTGAAGCGGGTCGGCCCCGACGTGAACGCCCCGCTCATCTTCGAGCTGCGCCATCACGGCGGCGGCTATCGCACCCTGCCCGCCATCTCGAACCCTGTCGGGGGACGCGACGCGGAGTTCACGATCTATATCGGCTCCGTCATCGACCCGCCCGCGATGACCACGGACAAGGCCATCCACACCGCGATCCGTGACGACTTCGCGCATGTCGATCGCGGGACGGTGTTGAACTTCCTCGGTGCTCATACCGATTTCGAGACCATCCATCGAGCGTTCCTCCCCGAAGACGCCGGGCGCCTCATCGCCGTACAGCAGAAGCGCGACCCGCAGAACGTGTTCTGCATCAACCATCGGCTCGCCGCGCAGGAAGGAGCCTCGCATTGA